TGAGCGTCCTGGATATCCGGACTGGGCCGCGAACTCGACGACCCTGCTCATCTCCCCCACCCTCGGCGACTACGCCGTCGTGGCGTCCACCTCCGACGGCGCGACCAACACCTCGGCCGTCCCCAGCGTCGTCGCGATGCCCATCGACGGCAGCGGACCCACGATCGTCGCCGTCCACGCGGTCGCGCCGCGTCAGGACCGCATGTCGGACTGGCGCAGCGACCTGACCTGGATCGCCAATCAGTGCGCGAGCGATGACGTGATCATGGCAGGAGACTTCAACGCCACGGTCGACAACATGGCCCGTCTCGGCGTCGACGGCGGCGACCTGGGCCGATGCACGGATGCCGCGGCACGCACCGGTTCCGGGGCGGTGGGAACGTGGTCCACGTCGCTGCCCCCACTGATCGGCACCCCGATCGATCACATCATGGCGACGGCGAACTGGAAGCCGACCGGATCGGTCGTGCTCGGCTCGCTGGATGGGAGTGGCAGCGACCACCGTCCGCTCGTCGTGCAGTACGAGGCCGAAGGGTAGGCCCCGGGGCCGCCGGCCGCCCTCCGACGAAGGGAGGAGGTGCGAGACTTGTCCCATGAGCACGAGCGAGAGCGACACGATCGCCACGACCGACACCGCCGGCGCACCCGTTGAGAACGCCAACCGCAAGCAGCCGTTCCCGCGCGGCTTCCTCGACGCCATCTCGACCGGCTGGGCCGAACGGCCCGAACTCACACCCTCGCCGCGACCGCAGGTCCCGTACACGGCGGCGCGGCGCGCGGCCGTCTCGGCAGCCTTCCCCGGGCAGCGCCTCGTGCTGCCGGCAGGAACATACAAGCAGCGATCCAACGACACCGACTACCCGTTCCGCGCGCACTCGGCGTTCGCCCACCTCACCGGCTGGGCGAGCGACAGCGTGCCCGACTCGGTCCTCGTCTTCGATCCGCGTGAGAGCGGCGACGGCCACGACGTGACGCTCTACCTGCGCGAGCGCGCCGACCGGACCACGGCCGAGTTCTACAGCGACGCGACCATCGGCGAGTTCTGGATCGGGCCGCGCCCCGCCCTGGCGGGCGTCGCCGGCGAGCTGGGACTGACCACCGCCCCGATCGAAGACTTCGCGGCGGCAGAGAGCGACCTCGTTCTGGACGAGGACCCGGAACTGACGCGCGTCGTCTCCGAGCTGCGGCTCGTCAAAGACGACTACGAGATCGCCCAGCTGCGCCTCGCCGTCGAGGTCACCGCTCGCGGCTTCGACGACATCGTCGCCGATCTCCCGCGGATCATCCAGACCCCGCGCGGCGAGCGTGCGGTGGAGGGCATCTTCCACCATCGCGCCCGTATCGAGGGCAACGGCGAGGGGTACGACACGATCGCGGCATCCGGTCCGCACGCCTGCTACCTGCACTGGACGCGCAACGACGGCGCCGTCCTTCCTGGCGACCTCATTCTCATCGACGCCGGCGCCGAGGTCGACAGCCTCTACACCGCCGATATCACCCGCACGATTCCGGTCAGCGGCACCTTCTCCCCCGTCCAGCGCATGATCTACGAGACCGTTCGGGAGGCGGCCGACGCCGCTTTCGCGGCGGCACGGCCCGGGGTGACGTTCCGTTCGGTTCACGAAGCGGCCATGCGTGTCATCGCGGAGCGCGTGGCCGCGTGGGGCCTGCTGCCGGTCACCGCAGAGGAAGCGCTCGATGCCGACAACGGCGGTCAGCACCGCCGCTACATGGTCCACGGCACGAGTCATCACCTGGGGCTCGACGTGCACGATTGCGCCCAGGCGCGCCGCGAGATGTACTACGACGGGATTCTGGAGCCGGGAATGGTCTTCACGATCGAGCCGGGGCTCTACTTCCAGATCGACGATCTGACCGTTCCGGAAGAGTTCCGCGGTATCGGCGTGCGCATCGAGGACGACATCCTCATGACTGCCGACGGCCCGGTGAACCTGTCTGCGGGCATTCCGCGCACCGCCGACGAGGTCGAGGCCTGGGTCGCGGGGCGTACCGTCACCAGCTGAGGGCGTTCAGAAGCGCTGACGGAGCCACGGGACGATCAGGTCCGCGAGCTCGGCACCGATCTGGTCGGCGGGTCGGCGGCGGCCCTTGACCTCGAAAGAGTGGGTGCCGCCGTCGATCCACACGGTGCTGGCGTCTCGGCATCCGCTGAGGGCCTGATCGTACTGCGCACGGGGCTGGATGAACGGGTCGTTCGTGCCTTCGACGAACAGCTGGGCCACGGTGATCTGCGGAAGGTGGTCGGCGCGGAGCTTCTCCGGTGCGCCGGGCGGATGCAGCGGATAGCCGAGGTACACCAGCGCCGCGGGCGCGATCGCTCCGTCGGCGGCAGCCATCGACGCCATGCGTCCGCCGTAGGACTTGCCCGCCGCGACGAACGGCACACCGTCAACCGCCTGGCGCGCTGCCGCCTCAACGGCGGTCCAGGTCGCGATCGCGTGCGAGGCGGGGCCCGGCATCTTCCGGCCCGCTTGCGCGTACGGGAACGCGAAGCGCATCACGCTCACGCCCTGGCGTGCGCAGGCTGCGGCCAGGCCGAGCAAGAACGGGTGGTCCATTCCGGCCCCCGCGCCGTGAGCGAGCGCCATCACGGCCCACGGGTCGAGCGCCTTGTCCAGCGACGTCGAGACCTCGACGGCGCCTGTCGGCAGCGCGACCTCCATCACCGCTCCGGCGGCGTCGGTCCCTGTTCGCCGCCGTCTCCGACAGCGGCATCGTCCGTCGGAGGGGTCGCCGGTTCGGCCGGAGTGGTCGTGGGCGGTGCCAGGCGTTCGCCGTACTGCGGCGGATCGACGCGCTCACCGTACTGCGGAGGCGTGCTCGTGTCGGGCGTGGGTGCGGGGACCGGCGCCGCGGGTGGGCGGTGCGCGGCGGCAGGCGTCACCGTCTTGCCGACGACTTCGCGGGCGCGGTGGATGCTGCGCGGGAGAACCGTCACCTCGTAGCGGTCGGCCAGCACCTGCGTGATCGACGTGTAGTCGCGCCGGCGGCGGACGATCGAGTAGGTGATGATGCTCATC
The DNA window shown above is from Microbacterium laevaniformans and carries:
- a CDS encoding endonuclease/exonuclease/phosphatase family protein, which encodes MLRLPGILVTVAAAIATTVVTWPQFFRLEQTFPFAQIVSLRPVVVVVLGVVFVLGLLLALVRPLRAFAGAIAVIALLGALANGGVLLVRGVETGSLPPATDSSIRVMTWNTAGAATDADLIARTAVAMKADVVALPETTIETGEAVAIAMREMGAPMWAHHENYGERPGYPDWAANSTTLLISPTLGDYAVVASTSDGATNTSAVPSVVAMPIDGSGPTIVAVHAVAPRQDRMSDWRSDLTWIANQCASDDVIMAGDFNATVDNMARLGVDGGDLGRCTDAAARTGSGAVGTWSTSLPPLIGTPIDHIMATANWKPTGSVVLGSLDGSGSDHRPLVVQYEAEG
- a CDS encoding general stress protein — its product is MLGGIPQEHGEKIADFATYPAAQKAVSQLVEADIPARDIAIVGHGLRSVETVTGRLGYAAAARSGAVNGILLGLLFSAIFVLGTPNAAIQLFIGVMLVGIALGMLMSIITYSIVRRRRDYTSITQVLADRYEVTVLPRSIHRAREVVGKTVTPAAAHRPPAAPVPAPTPDTSTPPQYGERVDPPQYGERLAPPTTTPAEPATPPTDDAAVGDGGEQGPTPPER
- a CDS encoding aminopeptidase P family protein; translated protein: MSTSESDTIATTDTAGAPVENANRKQPFPRGFLDAISTGWAERPELTPSPRPQVPYTAARRAAVSAAFPGQRLVLPAGTYKQRSNDTDYPFRAHSAFAHLTGWASDSVPDSVLVFDPRESGDGHDVTLYLRERADRTTAEFYSDATIGEFWIGPRPALAGVAGELGLTTAPIEDFAAAESDLVLDEDPELTRVVSELRLVKDDYEIAQLRLAVEVTARGFDDIVADLPRIIQTPRGERAVEGIFHHRARIEGNGEGYDTIAASGPHACYLHWTRNDGAVLPGDLILIDAGAEVDSLYTADITRTIPVSGTFSPVQRMIYETVREAADAAFAAARPGVTFRSVHEAAMRVIAERVAAWGLLPVTAEEALDADNGGQHRRYMVHGTSHHLGLDVHDCAQARREMYYDGILEPGMVFTIEPGLYFQIDDLTVPEEFRGIGVRIEDDILMTADGPVNLSAGIPRTADEVEAWVAGRTVTS
- a CDS encoding alpha/beta hydrolase family protein → MEVALPTGAVEVSTSLDKALDPWAVMALAHGAGAGMDHPFLLGLAAACARQGVSVMRFAFPYAQAGRKMPGPASHAIATWTAVEAAARQAVDGVPFVAAGKSYGGRMASMAAADGAIAPAALVYLGYPLHPPGAPEKLRADHLPQITVAQLFVEGTNDPFIQPRAQYDQALSGCRDASTVWIDGGTHSFEVKGRRRPADQIGAELADLIVPWLRQRF